From a region of the Oncorhynchus keta strain PuntledgeMale-10-30-2019 chromosome 13, Oket_V2, whole genome shotgun sequence genome:
- the LOC118392426 gene encoding rab GDP dissociation inhibitor beta-like, with product MNEEYDVIVLGTGLTECILSGIMSVKGKKVLHMDRNSYYGAESASITPLEDLYKRFSLPGAPPESMGKGRDWNVDLIPKFLMANGQLVRMLLITQVTRYLDFKVIEGSFVYKKGSIYKVPSTETEALASSLMGLFEKRRFRKFLVFVANFDENDPKTMEGVDPNKTTMRDVFKKFDLGQDVIDFTGHSLALYRTDEYLDLPCMDSLNRIKLYSESLARYGKSPYLYPLYGLGELPQGFARLSAIYGGTYMLNKPIEEIVMEDGKVVGVKSEGEIARCKQLICDPSYLMDRSTKVGQVIRVICIMSHPIKNTSDANSCQIIIPQNQVNRKHDIYVCMISYTHNVAAQGKYVAIVSTTVETDNPEMEVKPAMDLLEPVEQKFVSISDQYAPTDMGAESQIFMSRTYDATTHFETTCDDIKDIYKRMTGIEFDFAEMERKKNDIFGDAADQ from the exons ATGAATGAAGAATACGACGTTATCGTGCTGGGTACCGGACTGACG GAATGCATCTTGTCAGGGATCATGTCGGTGAAGGGGAAGAAGGTCCTGCACATGGACCGGAACTCCTACTACGGGGCAGAGAGTGCCTCCATCACTCCCCTGGAGGAT CTGTATAAACGCTTCAGTCTCCCAGGCGCCCCACCGGAGTCCATGGGAAAAGGCCGGGACTGGAATGTGGACCTCATCCCGAAGTTCCTCATGGCCAACG GTCAGTTGGTCCGCATGCTGCTGATCACACAGGTGACGCGCTACCTGGATTTCAAGGTGATTGAAGGCAGCTTCGTCTACAAGAAGGGCAGCATCTACAAAGTGCCCTCCACCGAGACCGAGGCCCTGGCATCGA GTCTGATGGGGCTGTTTGAAAAACGGCGCTTCAGAAAGTTCCTGGTTTTCGTGGCCAACTTTGACGAAAACGACCCCAAGACCATGGAGGGCGTGGACCCCAACAAGACGACGATGAGGGACGTGTTCAAGAAGTTTGACCTGGGCCAGGACGTCATCGACTTCACAGGACACTCCCTCGCCCTCTACCGGACAGACGA gtACCTGGACCTGCCTTGCATGGACTCGCTAAACAGGATCAAGCTGTACAGTGAGTCTCTCGCCAGATATGGCAAGAGTCCGTACCTCTACCCCCTCTACGGCCTGGGGGAGCTGCCCCAAGGGTTCGCCAG ACTGAGTGCTATCTATGGAGGAACCTACATGCTGAACAAGCCCATTGAGGAGATCGTCATGGAGGATGGAAAAGTAGTGGGAGTCAAGTCTGAGGGAGAG ATCGCCCGCTGTAAGCAGCTGATCTGCGATCCCAGCTATCTAATGGACCGCAGCACCAAGGTCGGTCAGGTGATCCGGGTCATCTGCATCATGAGCCACCCCATCAAGAACACCAGCGACGCAAACTCCTGCCAGATCATCATCCCCCAGAACCAGGTCAACAGGAAGCACG ataTCTACGTGTGCATGATCTCCTATACTCATAATGTGGCAGCACAGGGGAAGTATGTGGCCATCGTCAGCACCACAGTGGAGACGGACAACCCTGAGATGGAGGTCAAACCAGCCATGGACCTGCTGGAGCCTGTCGAGCAGAA GTTTGTGAGCATCAGTGACCAGTACGCACCAACTGACATGGGTGCTGAAAGCCAG ATCTTCATGTCCCGTACCTACGATGCTACCACCCACTTTGAGACCACCTGCGACGACATCAAGGATATCTACAAGAGGATGACGGGTATAGAATTTGACTTTGCAGAGATGGAGCGCAAGAAGAATGACATCTTCGGTGACGCAGCTGACCAGTAG